From Rhodothermales bacterium, a single genomic window includes:
- a CDS encoding ATP-dependent Clp protease proteolytic subunit yields the protein MVDDFLKFTKSLSIPGEIYSGPFRDQPISGLVPMVVEQTSRGERAYDIFSRLMKDRIVIIGTPINDQIANLAVAQLLYLASEDPDRDINMYINCPGGMVYSGLAIYDTMQFVNCHVATICVGLAASMGSVLLAAGSHGRRAGLPNSRIMLHQPSGGSQGTAADIEIQAREILWIKQRLYEILADHSGKSVDVLKEDSERDYWMSAAEAKAYGLIDNVLEPSKTKGGTGKNGKE from the coding sequence ATGGTCGACGATTTTCTCAAATTTACCAAAAGCCTGTCGATTCCGGGCGAGATCTACAGCGGCCCCTTCCGCGATCAGCCCATCAGCGGCCTCGTCCCCATGGTCGTCGAACAGACGTCGCGCGGCGAGCGCGCATACGATATCTTCAGCCGGCTGATGAAAGACCGGATCGTGATCATCGGTACGCCGATCAACGATCAGATCGCCAACCTCGCCGTTGCCCAGCTGCTCTATCTGGCGAGCGAAGACCCCGATCGCGACATCAACATGTACATCAACTGCCCCGGCGGCATGGTGTACAGCGGCCTCGCGATCTACGATACCATGCAGTTCGTCAACTGCCACGTCGCCACGATCTGTGTCGGCCTCGCGGCGTCGATGGGCTCGGTGTTGCTCGCGGCGGGCTCCCATGGCCGGCGCGCCGGGCTGCCCAACTCGCGCATCATGCTGCACCAGCCCTCCGGCGGCAGCCAGGGCACCGCGGCCGATATCGAGATCCAGGCGCGCGAGATCCTCTGGATCAAGCAACGCCTGTACGAGATCCTGGCCGACCACTCGGGCAAGTCGGTGGACGTCCTCAAGGAAGACTCCGAGCGCGACTACTGGATGAGCGCCGCCGAAGCCAAAGCCTACGGCCTCATCGACAACGTCCTCGAGCCCAGCAAAACCAAGGGCGGGACCGGGAAAAACGGGAAAGAGTGA
- a CDS encoding ABC transporter permease produces MKRLLTAFGPFAGLVFVCILFAVLSPSAFTSFYNLKTILTQSVIIGIAALGMTFVIISKGIDLSVGSQIALSTVVVAHLINAGGDTPGWGWALTAAAGGVLAGGLVGLLNGAFVARFRIVPFIVTLGSMQIARGVAKWIGQEQTVTTPRNALNGLMLIDPDPSWLVFAPGIWICLIVLAAAALTLNRTLLGRYVYAIGSNEQTARLCGIAVDRFKIIIYTLCGLLTGVAGVLQYSYLTVGDPTSAVGLELDIIAAVVIGGGSLNGGEGSATGSIVGALIMAVLRNGCNMLGVPNFVQEIIIGAIIVGAVSLDHRTS; encoded by the coding sequence ATGAAACGACTCCTTACCGCGTTCGGGCCCTTCGCCGGCCTGGTTTTCGTATGTATCCTGTTCGCCGTCCTGAGCCCCTCGGCGTTCACGAGCTTTTACAATCTCAAGACCATCCTCACCCAGAGCGTGATCATCGGCATCGCGGCGCTGGGTATGACGTTCGTCATCATTTCGAAGGGCATCGACCTGAGCGTGGGGTCGCAGATTGCGCTGTCGACGGTGGTCGTGGCGCATCTGATCAACGCCGGCGGCGACACGCCCGGCTGGGGATGGGCGCTGACGGCGGCGGCCGGCGGCGTGCTCGCGGGCGGCCTGGTCGGGCTGCTGAACGGGGCCTTTGTCGCTCGATTCCGGATCGTCCCCTTCATCGTGACGCTGGGTTCGATGCAGATCGCGCGAGGCGTAGCCAAATGGATCGGGCAGGAGCAGACGGTTACGACACCCCGGAACGCGCTGAACGGGCTGATGCTGATTGACCCCGATCCGTCGTGGCTGGTGTTTGCGCCGGGGATCTGGATCTGCCTCATCGTGCTGGCTGCCGCGGCGCTCACGCTGAACCGCACCCTGCTCGGCCGGTACGTCTACGCCATCGGCTCGAACGAGCAGACGGCGCGACTGTGCGGCATCGCCGTCGACCGGTTCAAGATCATCATCTACACCCTGTGCGGCCTGTTGACGGGCGTCGCCGGCGTGCTGCAATACAGCTACCTCACCGTGGGCGACCCCACATCGGCCGTGGGGCTGGAGCTGGATATCATCGCCGCCGTCGTGATCGGGGGCGGATCGCTCAACGGCGGAGAGGGGAGCGCGACCGGTTCGATCGTGGGCGCGCTCATCATGGCCGTGCTCCGCAATGGGTGCAACATGCTTGGCGTGCCCAATTTCGTCCAGGAGATCATCATCGGCGCCATCATCGTGGGCGCGGTGTCGCTTGATCATCGCACATCGTAA